A window of the Echeneis naucrates chromosome 3, fEcheNa1.1, whole genome shotgun sequence genome harbors these coding sequences:
- the wdr59 gene encoding GATOR complex protein WDR59 isoform X1, protein MKMAARWSSENVVVEFRDAQATAMSVDCLGSHAVLSGRRFLYMVNLEAPSEPPRKISRQSKWDVGTVQWNPHKSESHMFAASSNQRVELYSWRAGCGEVHTSLQGHTRVISDLDWSWFEPELLVTSSVDTYIYIWDTRDTRKPTVALSAVAGASQVKWNRKNQHLLASSHDGDVRIWDKRVRHRLVSTHPPNYTLTLRERVCVCVCVCVCVCVCVREQKPNTAVEYVAAHLSKIHGLDWHPDNEFILATSSQDNSVRFWDFRQPRKYLNILSCQVPVWKARYTPFSNGLVTVMVPQLRRENSLLLWSTLDLNSPVHAFVGHDDVVLEFQWRPQKEGSKDYQLVTWSRDQTLRIWRVDPQLQKLCVSDAADELMDRMSLTVESDKSLSSQEPESQQSAGPGGEDLRDQEASVNAGGRQDLAACSGLPQTLQQEFSLVNLQIRNVNVEMDAVNRSCVVSAHFGGHQVHLVVKFPAHYPNNAAPTFQFVSPTTIPSAMKTKIQKTLTDTSLQKVKRNQNCLEPCVRQLVSCLESDMQTQEDGPASGPFVLSNPVAPALQAFPRVTNTYGSYQDANIPFPRTSGARFCGTGCLVYFTRPITMHRSAPPTEPTPRSLSALSAYHSGVLTPMKMRSESQSALRLYSGSPTRSDKDTVSISSFYYKERKSRRFKTKREGTDYSNRPIKLAGKVIIQEISCLLPVHKTLGENYILNVNDIQETCQKNAAAALAVGRRDVAKVWALASAATSQDLSPDSDPDTETPWARHPFGRHLLETLLDHYSQMSDVQTLAMLCSVFRAQAPPPESYCPYGHQASRSSMPPPHHSRYPSYTSSSVTSGSCSSTSDSITTSTWNTGRDTDHGNPWGESSPDDYRYGNQAYTDPREREREQHDMNKRLLDPANTLQFDDFKKCYGEILYRWGLREKKADVLKFASCPPEPHKGIEFGVYCCHCRSQARGTQCAVCKRLTFQCAVCHVAVRGSSNFCLSCGHGGHTSHMMDWFRRQDECPAGCGCHCLLQSTF, encoded by the exons ATGAAGATGGCGGCTCGCTGGAGTAGTGAGAATGTGGTGGTGGAGTTCCGGGATGCCCAG gccaCCGCCATGTCTGTGGACTGTCTGGGCTCCCATGCTGTGCTGTCCGG ACGCCGTTTCCTGTACATGGTGAACCTGGAGGCTCCATCTGAACCACCTCGTAAAATCAGCCGACAGAGTAAGTGGGATGTGGGGACGGTCCAGTGGAACCCCCACAAGTCTGAGTCCCATATGTTCGCCGCCTCG AGTAACCAGCGAGTAGAGCTGTACTCCTGGAGGGCGGGCTGTGGGGAGGTGCACACCTCCCTGCAGGGACACACCCGGGTCATCAG TGATCTGGACTGGTCCTGGTTTGAGCCAGAGCTGCTGGTCACCAGCTCAGTTGACACCTACATCTACATCTGGGacacaag GGACACTCGTAAACCCACGGTGGCCCTGTCTGCTGTTG CTGGCGCATCTCAGGTGAAGTGGAACAGGAAGAACCAGCACCTGCTGGCTTCCAGTCATGACGGAGACGTACGAATCTGGGACAAAAGAGTGAGACACAGATTGGTCAGCACACATCCCCCGAACTACACACTGACTctgagagagcgtgtgtgtgtgtgtgtgtgtgtgtgtgtgtgtgtgtgtgtgtgtgtgagagagcagaaGCCAAACACAGCTGTGGAGTACGTTGCAGCTCACCTGTCTAAGATCCACGGCCTTGACTGGCATCCAGATAACGAGTTCATACTTGCCACATCGAGCCAGGACAACTCAGTGAGG ttttgGGATTTCCGACAGCCCAGGAAGTACCTGAACATCTTGTCCTGTCAGGTGCCAGTGTGGAAGGCCAGGTACACG CCATTCTCTAACGGTCTGGTCACAGTCATGGTTCCTCagctgaggagagaaaacagtctGTTGTTGTGGAGCACGCTCGACCTCAACAGTCCGGTTCACGCCTTCGTCGGGCACGATGACGTCGTGCTTGAGTTCCAGTGGAGGCCACAGAAAGAAG gGTCTAAGGACTACCAGCTGGTCACGTGGTCCAGGGACCAGACCCTGAGGATCTGGAGGGTGGACCCTCAGCTGCAGAAG ttgtgtgtcagtgacGCAGCGGACGAACTGATGGACAGGATGTCTCTGACTGTGGAGTCAGACAAGTCTTTGTCCTCCCAGGAGCCAGAGAGTCAACAAAGTGCTGGTCCTGGTGGTGAAGACCTGCGGG ACCAGGAAGCCTCTGTGAATGCTGGAGGCCGTCAGGACTTGGCAGCGTGTTCAGGTCTCCCTCAGACGCTGCAGCAGGAGTTCTCACTGGTCAACCTGCAAATCAGAAACGTCAACGTGGAG ATGGACGCCGTGAACCGTAGCTGTGTGGTGTCTGCTCATTTTGGTGGCCATCAGGTTCATCTGGTGGTAAAGTTTCCCGCTCATTATCCCAACAATGCCGCCCCAACTTTCCAGTTCGTCTCGCCAACCACCATCCCCTCTGCCATGAAGACCAAGATCCAGAAG ACTCTGACAGACACATCTCTTCAGAAGGTGAAAAGGAACCAGAACTGTCTGGAGCCGTGTGTCCGTCAGCTGGTTTCCTGTCTGGAGTCCGACATG CAGACCCAGGAGGATGGTCCGGCCTCTGGTCCCTTTGTCCTCTCCAACCCCGTGGCTCCAGCCCTGCAGGCCTTTCCTCGAGTTACTAACACATACGGATCCTATCAG GATGCCAACATCCCATTCCCACGGACCTCTGGTGCTCGTTTCTGTGGCACCGGCTGTCTGGTCTACTTCACCCGACCAATCACCATGCACCGCTCTGCCCCGCCCACTGAGCCCACTCCCAG GTCTCTGTCGGCGCTGTCGGCCTATCACAGCGGAGTGTTGACACCCATGAAGATGCGTTCAGAGTCTCAGAGCGCCCTGCGACTTTACAGCGGTAGCCCTACTCGCTCAGACAAGGACACGgtgtccatctcctccttctaCTATAAAGAACGG AAATCCCGCCGCTTTAAGACAAAGCGAGAGGGGACGGACTACAGCAACCGTCCAATCAAACTGGCTGGAAAAGTGATTATCCAGGAAATCTCCTGTCTGCTGCCGGTCCACAAAACTCTTGGAGAGAACTACAT TCTGAATGTCAACGACATCCAGGAAACGTGTCAGAAGAACGCAGCGGCGGCACTCGCCGTTGGACGCAGAGATGTGGCAAAG GTTTGGGCTTTGGCCTCTGCAGCCACCAGTCAGGACCTGAGTCCAGATTCAGACCCGGACACAGAGACCCCCTGGGCCAGACACCCATTTGGACGCCACCTGCTGGAGACACT TCTGGACCACTACAGCCAGATGAGTGACGTCCAGACTCTGGCCATGCTGTGCAGTGTGTTCAGAGCTCAGGCTCCACCCCCTGAGTCTTACTGTCCCTATGGACACCAGGCGTCCCGCTCGTCCATGCCCCCCCCGCACCACTCCAGATAC CCCAGCTACACGTCGAGCTCCGTCACCTCAGGTTCCTGTTCCAGCACATCAGACTCCATCACCACGTCTACCTGGAACACAG GCCGAGACACTGACCATGGCAACCCTTGGGGGGAGTCGTCTCCTGATGACTATCGCTATGGAAACCAGGCTTACACTGACCCCCGGGAACGAGAGCGAGAGCAGCACGACATGAACAAGAG ACTGCTGGATCCCGCCAACACCCTGCAGTTTGACGATTTTAAGAAATGTTATGGTGAAATCTTGTACCGCTGGGGCCTGAGGGAGAAGAAAGCTGACGTGCTCAAATTTGCCTCGTGTCCTCCTGAACCTCACAAAGGCATCG AGTTTGGTGTGTACTGCTGTCACTGTCGTAGTCAGGCTCGCGGGACTCAGTGTGCCGTGTGCAAACGCCTCACCTTCCAGTGCGCCGTCTGTCACGTGGCTGTCCGAGGCTCCTCCAACTTCTGCCTGAGCTGCGGTCACGGAGGACACACCAGCCACATGATGGACTGGTTCCGGCGGCAGGACGAATGTCCAGCCGGCTGCGGCTGCCACTGTTTGCTGCAGAGCACCTTCTGA
- the wdr59 gene encoding GATOR complex protein WDR59 isoform X2: MKMAARWSSENVVVEFRDAQATAMSVDCLGSHAVLSGRRFLYMVNLEAPSEPPRKISRQSKWDVGTVQWNPHKSESHMFAASSNQRVELYSWRAGCGEVHTSLQGHTRVISDLDWSWFEPELLVTSSVDTYIYIWDTRDTRKPTVALSAVAGASQVKWNRKNQHLLASSHDGDVRIWDKRVRHRLVSTHPPNYTLTLRERVCVCVCVCVCVCVCVREQKPNTAVEYVAAHLSKIHGLDWHPDNEFILATSSQDNSVRFWDFRQPRKYLNILSCQVPVWKARYTPFSNGLVTVMVPQLRRENSLLLWSTLDLNSPVHAFVGHDDVVLEFQWRPQKEGSKDYQLVTWSRDQTLRIWRVDPQLQKLCVSDAADELMDRMSLTVESDKSLSSQEPESQQSAGPGGEDLRDQEASVNAGGRQDLAACSGLPQTLQQEFSLVNLQIRNVNVEMDAVNRSCVVSAHFGGHQVHLVVKFPAHYPNNAAPTFQFVSPTTIPSAMKTKIQKTLTDTSLQKVKRNQNCLEPCVRQLVSCLESDMTQEDGPASGPFVLSNPVAPALQAFPRVTNTYGSYQDANIPFPRTSGARFCGTGCLVYFTRPITMHRSAPPTEPTPRSLSALSAYHSGVLTPMKMRSESQSALRLYSGSPTRSDKDTVSISSFYYKERKSRRFKTKREGTDYSNRPIKLAGKVIIQEISCLLPVHKTLGENYILNVNDIQETCQKNAAAALAVGRRDVAKVWALASAATSQDLSPDSDPDTETPWARHPFGRHLLETLLDHYSQMSDVQTLAMLCSVFRAQAPPPESYCPYGHQASRSSMPPPHHSRYPSYTSSSVTSGSCSSTSDSITTSTWNTGRDTDHGNPWGESSPDDYRYGNQAYTDPREREREQHDMNKRLLDPANTLQFDDFKKCYGEILYRWGLREKKADVLKFASCPPEPHKGIEFGVYCCHCRSQARGTQCAVCKRLTFQCAVCHVAVRGSSNFCLSCGHGGHTSHMMDWFRRQDECPAGCGCHCLLQSTF; this comes from the exons ATGAAGATGGCGGCTCGCTGGAGTAGTGAGAATGTGGTGGTGGAGTTCCGGGATGCCCAG gccaCCGCCATGTCTGTGGACTGTCTGGGCTCCCATGCTGTGCTGTCCGG ACGCCGTTTCCTGTACATGGTGAACCTGGAGGCTCCATCTGAACCACCTCGTAAAATCAGCCGACAGAGTAAGTGGGATGTGGGGACGGTCCAGTGGAACCCCCACAAGTCTGAGTCCCATATGTTCGCCGCCTCG AGTAACCAGCGAGTAGAGCTGTACTCCTGGAGGGCGGGCTGTGGGGAGGTGCACACCTCCCTGCAGGGACACACCCGGGTCATCAG TGATCTGGACTGGTCCTGGTTTGAGCCAGAGCTGCTGGTCACCAGCTCAGTTGACACCTACATCTACATCTGGGacacaag GGACACTCGTAAACCCACGGTGGCCCTGTCTGCTGTTG CTGGCGCATCTCAGGTGAAGTGGAACAGGAAGAACCAGCACCTGCTGGCTTCCAGTCATGACGGAGACGTACGAATCTGGGACAAAAGAGTGAGACACAGATTGGTCAGCACACATCCCCCGAACTACACACTGACTctgagagagcgtgtgtgtgtgtgtgtgtgtgtgtgtgtgtgtgtgtgtgtgtgtgtgagagagcagaaGCCAAACACAGCTGTGGAGTACGTTGCAGCTCACCTGTCTAAGATCCACGGCCTTGACTGGCATCCAGATAACGAGTTCATACTTGCCACATCGAGCCAGGACAACTCAGTGAGG ttttgGGATTTCCGACAGCCCAGGAAGTACCTGAACATCTTGTCCTGTCAGGTGCCAGTGTGGAAGGCCAGGTACACG CCATTCTCTAACGGTCTGGTCACAGTCATGGTTCCTCagctgaggagagaaaacagtctGTTGTTGTGGAGCACGCTCGACCTCAACAGTCCGGTTCACGCCTTCGTCGGGCACGATGACGTCGTGCTTGAGTTCCAGTGGAGGCCACAGAAAGAAG gGTCTAAGGACTACCAGCTGGTCACGTGGTCCAGGGACCAGACCCTGAGGATCTGGAGGGTGGACCCTCAGCTGCAGAAG ttgtgtgtcagtgacGCAGCGGACGAACTGATGGACAGGATGTCTCTGACTGTGGAGTCAGACAAGTCTTTGTCCTCCCAGGAGCCAGAGAGTCAACAAAGTGCTGGTCCTGGTGGTGAAGACCTGCGGG ACCAGGAAGCCTCTGTGAATGCTGGAGGCCGTCAGGACTTGGCAGCGTGTTCAGGTCTCCCTCAGACGCTGCAGCAGGAGTTCTCACTGGTCAACCTGCAAATCAGAAACGTCAACGTGGAG ATGGACGCCGTGAACCGTAGCTGTGTGGTGTCTGCTCATTTTGGTGGCCATCAGGTTCATCTGGTGGTAAAGTTTCCCGCTCATTATCCCAACAATGCCGCCCCAACTTTCCAGTTCGTCTCGCCAACCACCATCCCCTCTGCCATGAAGACCAAGATCCAGAAG ACTCTGACAGACACATCTCTTCAGAAGGTGAAAAGGAACCAGAACTGTCTGGAGCCGTGTGTCCGTCAGCTGGTTTCCTGTCTGGAGTCCGACATG ACCCAGGAGGATGGTCCGGCCTCTGGTCCCTTTGTCCTCTCCAACCCCGTGGCTCCAGCCCTGCAGGCCTTTCCTCGAGTTACTAACACATACGGATCCTATCAG GATGCCAACATCCCATTCCCACGGACCTCTGGTGCTCGTTTCTGTGGCACCGGCTGTCTGGTCTACTTCACCCGACCAATCACCATGCACCGCTCTGCCCCGCCCACTGAGCCCACTCCCAG GTCTCTGTCGGCGCTGTCGGCCTATCACAGCGGAGTGTTGACACCCATGAAGATGCGTTCAGAGTCTCAGAGCGCCCTGCGACTTTACAGCGGTAGCCCTACTCGCTCAGACAAGGACACGgtgtccatctcctccttctaCTATAAAGAACGG AAATCCCGCCGCTTTAAGACAAAGCGAGAGGGGACGGACTACAGCAACCGTCCAATCAAACTGGCTGGAAAAGTGATTATCCAGGAAATCTCCTGTCTGCTGCCGGTCCACAAAACTCTTGGAGAGAACTACAT TCTGAATGTCAACGACATCCAGGAAACGTGTCAGAAGAACGCAGCGGCGGCACTCGCCGTTGGACGCAGAGATGTGGCAAAG GTTTGGGCTTTGGCCTCTGCAGCCACCAGTCAGGACCTGAGTCCAGATTCAGACCCGGACACAGAGACCCCCTGGGCCAGACACCCATTTGGACGCCACCTGCTGGAGACACT TCTGGACCACTACAGCCAGATGAGTGACGTCCAGACTCTGGCCATGCTGTGCAGTGTGTTCAGAGCTCAGGCTCCACCCCCTGAGTCTTACTGTCCCTATGGACACCAGGCGTCCCGCTCGTCCATGCCCCCCCCGCACCACTCCAGATAC CCCAGCTACACGTCGAGCTCCGTCACCTCAGGTTCCTGTTCCAGCACATCAGACTCCATCACCACGTCTACCTGGAACACAG GCCGAGACACTGACCATGGCAACCCTTGGGGGGAGTCGTCTCCTGATGACTATCGCTATGGAAACCAGGCTTACACTGACCCCCGGGAACGAGAGCGAGAGCAGCACGACATGAACAAGAG ACTGCTGGATCCCGCCAACACCCTGCAGTTTGACGATTTTAAGAAATGTTATGGTGAAATCTTGTACCGCTGGGGCCTGAGGGAGAAGAAAGCTGACGTGCTCAAATTTGCCTCGTGTCCTCCTGAACCTCACAAAGGCATCG AGTTTGGTGTGTACTGCTGTCACTGTCGTAGTCAGGCTCGCGGGACTCAGTGTGCCGTGTGCAAACGCCTCACCTTCCAGTGCGCCGTCTGTCACGTGGCTGTCCGAGGCTCCTCCAACTTCTGCCTGAGCTGCGGTCACGGAGGACACACCAGCCACATGATGGACTGGTTCCGGCGGCAGGACGAATGTCCAGCCGGCTGCGGCTGCCACTGTTTGCTGCAGAGCACCTTCTGA
- the wdr59 gene encoding GATOR complex protein WDR59 isoform X3, giving the protein MKMAARWSSENVVVEFRDAQATAMSVDCLGSHAVLSGRRFLYMVNLEAPSEPPRKISRQSKWDVGTVQWNPHKSESHMFAASSNQRVELYSWRAGCGEVHTSLQGHTRVISDLDWSWFEPELLVTSSVDTYIYIWDTRDTRKPTVALSAVAGASQVKWNRKNQHLLASSHDGDVRIWDKRKPNTAVEYVAAHLSKIHGLDWHPDNEFILATSSQDNSVRFWDFRQPRKYLNILSCQVPVWKARYTPFSNGLVTVMVPQLRRENSLLLWSTLDLNSPVHAFVGHDDVVLEFQWRPQKEGSKDYQLVTWSRDQTLRIWRVDPQLQKLCVSDAADELMDRMSLTVESDKSLSSQEPESQQSAGPGDQEASVNAGGRQDLAACSGLPQTLQQEFSLVNLQIRNVNVEMDAVNRSCVVSAHFGGHQVHLVVKFPAHYPNNAAPTFQFVSPTTIPSAMKTKIQKTLTDTSLQKVKRNQNCLEPCVRQLVSCLESDMTQEDGPASGPFVLSNPVAPALQAFPRVTNTYGSYQDANIPFPRTSGARFCGTGCLVYFTRPITMHRSAPPTEPTPRSLSALSAYHSGVLTPMKMRSESQSALRLYSGSPTRSDKDTVSISSFYYKERKLPVSTSRRWSVQTLHDWPKSRRFKTKREGTDYSNRPIKLAGKVIIQEISCLLPVHKTLGENYILNVNDIQETCQKNAAAALAVGRRDVAKVWALASAATSQDLSPDSDPDTETPWARHPFGRHLLETLLDHYSQMSDVQTLAMLCSVFRAQAPPPESYCPYGHQASRSSMPPPHHSRYPSYTSSSVTSGSCSSTSDSITTSTWNTGRDTDHGNPWGESSPDDYRYGNQAYTDPREREREQHDMNKRLLDPANTLQFDDFKKCYGEILYRWGLREKKADVLKFASCPPEPHKGIEFGVYCCHCRSQARGTQCAVCKRLTFQCAVCHVAVRGSSNFCLSCGHGGHTSHMMDWFRRQDECPAGCGCHCLLQSTF; this is encoded by the exons ATGAAGATGGCGGCTCGCTGGAGTAGTGAGAATGTGGTGGTGGAGTTCCGGGATGCCCAG gccaCCGCCATGTCTGTGGACTGTCTGGGCTCCCATGCTGTGCTGTCCGG ACGCCGTTTCCTGTACATGGTGAACCTGGAGGCTCCATCTGAACCACCTCGTAAAATCAGCCGACAGAGTAAGTGGGATGTGGGGACGGTCCAGTGGAACCCCCACAAGTCTGAGTCCCATATGTTCGCCGCCTCG AGTAACCAGCGAGTAGAGCTGTACTCCTGGAGGGCGGGCTGTGGGGAGGTGCACACCTCCCTGCAGGGACACACCCGGGTCATCAG TGATCTGGACTGGTCCTGGTTTGAGCCAGAGCTGCTGGTCACCAGCTCAGTTGACACCTACATCTACATCTGGGacacaag GGACACTCGTAAACCCACGGTGGCCCTGTCTGCTGTTG CTGGCGCATCTCAGGTGAAGTGGAACAGGAAGAACCAGCACCTGCTGGCTTCCAGTCATGACGGAGACGTACGAATCTGGGACAAAAGA aaGCCAAACACAGCTGTGGAGTACGTTGCAGCTCACCTGTCTAAGATCCACGGCCTTGACTGGCATCCAGATAACGAGTTCATACTTGCCACATCGAGCCAGGACAACTCAGTGAGG ttttgGGATTTCCGACAGCCCAGGAAGTACCTGAACATCTTGTCCTGTCAGGTGCCAGTGTGGAAGGCCAGGTACACG CCATTCTCTAACGGTCTGGTCACAGTCATGGTTCCTCagctgaggagagaaaacagtctGTTGTTGTGGAGCACGCTCGACCTCAACAGTCCGGTTCACGCCTTCGTCGGGCACGATGACGTCGTGCTTGAGTTCCAGTGGAGGCCACAGAAAGAAG gGTCTAAGGACTACCAGCTGGTCACGTGGTCCAGGGACCAGACCCTGAGGATCTGGAGGGTGGACCCTCAGCTGCAGAAG ttgtgtgtcagtgacGCAGCGGACGAACTGATGGACAGGATGTCTCTGACTGTGGAGTCAGACAAGTCTTTGTCCTCCCAGGAGCCAGAGAGTCAACAAAGTGCTGGTCCTGGTG ACCAGGAAGCCTCTGTGAATGCTGGAGGCCGTCAGGACTTGGCAGCGTGTTCAGGTCTCCCTCAGACGCTGCAGCAGGAGTTCTCACTGGTCAACCTGCAAATCAGAAACGTCAACGTGGAG ATGGACGCCGTGAACCGTAGCTGTGTGGTGTCTGCTCATTTTGGTGGCCATCAGGTTCATCTGGTGGTAAAGTTTCCCGCTCATTATCCCAACAATGCCGCCCCAACTTTCCAGTTCGTCTCGCCAACCACCATCCCCTCTGCCATGAAGACCAAGATCCAGAAG ACTCTGACAGACACATCTCTTCAGAAGGTGAAAAGGAACCAGAACTGTCTGGAGCCGTGTGTCCGTCAGCTGGTTTCCTGTCTGGAGTCCGACATG ACCCAGGAGGATGGTCCGGCCTCTGGTCCCTTTGTCCTCTCCAACCCCGTGGCTCCAGCCCTGCAGGCCTTTCCTCGAGTTACTAACACATACGGATCCTATCAG GATGCCAACATCCCATTCCCACGGACCTCTGGTGCTCGTTTCTGTGGCACCGGCTGTCTGGTCTACTTCACCCGACCAATCACCATGCACCGCTCTGCCCCGCCCACTGAGCCCACTCCCAG GTCTCTGTCGGCGCTGTCGGCCTATCACAGCGGAGTGTTGACACCCATGAAGATGCGTTCAGAGTCTCAGAGCGCCCTGCGACTTTACAGCGGTAGCCCTACTCGCTCAGACAAGGACACGgtgtccatctcctccttctaCTATAAAGAACGG AAGCTCCCAGTCTCTACCTCCCGCCGCTGGTCTGTCCAAACTCTCCATGATTGGCCG AAATCCCGCCGCTTTAAGACAAAGCGAGAGGGGACGGACTACAGCAACCGTCCAATCAAACTGGCTGGAAAAGTGATTATCCAGGAAATCTCCTGTCTGCTGCCGGTCCACAAAACTCTTGGAGAGAACTACAT TCTGAATGTCAACGACATCCAGGAAACGTGTCAGAAGAACGCAGCGGCGGCACTCGCCGTTGGACGCAGAGATGTGGCAAAG GTTTGGGCTTTGGCCTCTGCAGCCACCAGTCAGGACCTGAGTCCAGATTCAGACCCGGACACAGAGACCCCCTGGGCCAGACACCCATTTGGACGCCACCTGCTGGAGACACT TCTGGACCACTACAGCCAGATGAGTGACGTCCAGACTCTGGCCATGCTGTGCAGTGTGTTCAGAGCTCAGGCTCCACCCCCTGAGTCTTACTGTCCCTATGGACACCAGGCGTCCCGCTCGTCCATGCCCCCCCCGCACCACTCCAGATAC CCCAGCTACACGTCGAGCTCCGTCACCTCAGGTTCCTGTTCCAGCACATCAGACTCCATCACCACGTCTACCTGGAACACAG GCCGAGACACTGACCATGGCAACCCTTGGGGGGAGTCGTCTCCTGATGACTATCGCTATGGAAACCAGGCTTACACTGACCCCCGGGAACGAGAGCGAGAGCAGCACGACATGAACAAGAG ACTGCTGGATCCCGCCAACACCCTGCAGTTTGACGATTTTAAGAAATGTTATGGTGAAATCTTGTACCGCTGGGGCCTGAGGGAGAAGAAAGCTGACGTGCTCAAATTTGCCTCGTGTCCTCCTGAACCTCACAAAGGCATCG AGTTTGGTGTGTACTGCTGTCACTGTCGTAGTCAGGCTCGCGGGACTCAGTGTGCCGTGTGCAAACGCCTCACCTTCCAGTGCGCCGTCTGTCACGTGGCTGTCCGAGGCTCCTCCAACTTCTGCCTGAGCTGCGGTCACGGAGGACACACCAGCCACATGATGGACTGGTTCCGGCGGCAGGACGAATGTCCAGCCGGCTGCGGCTGCCACTGTTTGCTGCAGAGCACCTTCTGA